A stretch of DNA from Jatrophihabitans endophyticus:
GGGCATGTCGCCGGTCGCGCCCGCCCGCTCGGAGACCAAACGCGCGTTGACGGTCACGCTCGACGTCACGAACACGACCGGCGCCCCGGTCTCGGGCGTGCGCATCACCGGCCGCCGCGGCGCGCCGCTGCAGACCCAATCGGCTCTCGACGAGGTCGTCGCCGACCGCACCCCCCAGCCCGACGGCGTCGGCATCGCCCCGACCCGCCCGGTCTCGCTCGACGTGCCCGCCGACGGCCTGGCCCACCGCGTGGTGTTCCGCACCACCTACGGCGTGCCGAACGACGCGGGCGTGTGCCAGTGCGGCGACGGCGTGTACCCGCTGTACTTCGCCGCCGAGCACGTCTCGTCCGCGGGTGCGGTGAAGCAGCTGGACGTCGCCGTCAGCTTCCTGCCCTCGTTCCTCGAGCAGCCGAAACGGGTGCGTGTCGGCTGGGTCTGGCCCCTGCTCGACCGTCCGCACCGACTGCTGGACGAGACCGTCTTCCTCGACGACGACCTGGCCGCGTCGGTCGCCGGCGGTCGGCTCGACCGAGCGCTGCAGGTCCTGGAACGGCTGGACACGAAGATCCCCGTCACGGCGGTCGTCGACCCGGAGCTGCTCGACGAGCTGGAGATCATGGCCGAGACGAGCTACACCGTGCGCACCGCGACGGGGCGCACGGCGGGCGTGGGACGCGAGGCGGCGCGGTCGTGGCTCGAACGGCTGCGCATGCTGCTCGCGTCGACGTCGCGGGTGCGGCTCTCGCTCACGCCCTACGCCGACCCCGACGTGCAGTCGCTGGCCGCCCGGCAGGTCCACTGGACGACGACCCTGCCGGCCGGCATGGCCCGCCGGGTGGCGCGGGCGCTCGGCGGGGTGGACACGGCCGACGACGTCGCGTGGCCGGCAGGCGGGACGGTCGGGCGGAGCGCGCTCACCACGATGGCGGCGGCCGGCGTCAAGACGGTCGTCGTGGACGGCTCGGCGGTGTCGCCGAGCAGGCAGGGCGGTCGGCAGGTCGCGATCGCTCGGCTGCGGACCTCGGCGGGGACGGTCGCGGCCGCGGTCGCGTCCCCGACCATGACCAGGCTCGTCGAACCGGCCGTGACGGCCGACGACGGCAGCGCCGCCACCGTGCCGGCGCTGACGGCCGAGATCGCGATCCGGGCCGCACAGGCGAAGAACGCCGCGCCGTACGCCGTCCTGACACCGTCGCGCTACGTCGACCCGGACCCCGCCCGGGCGGTGCGCGCGATCGAGACCACCAGCACCTCGCCGTTCGCCACCCCGGTCGGCGTCGCCGACGTCGGCTCCGCGCTGCCGGCGCGCGCGAGCACGCTGCGGGCTCGGGCGGGCAGCGACACCGGCGGCCTGCCCGAGGCGAACGTCACCGCGACCGAGAAGGCCTACGCCGACCTGCCGACGGTCGACACGCTCCTCGCGCGCGCCACGAGCGCGCGGCCGCTGCTCGCCAAGCTGCCCCGCGCCGTGCAACGTCTGACCTCGTCGGCGTGGCGCACGTCGGGTGGGGCGCCCGGTCACGCCGCCGGGCCGCAGCTGGCCGCCGCCCTCACCCGCACCGTCGACCGCCTCGTGACCGGCGTCCACATCGTGAAGCCGGCGTCGAGCAGCTACACCCTCGGCTCGGACAGCTCGTCACTGCCGATAACGGTGGAGAACGAGCTGCCGTATCCCGTCGAGATCGCGGTCTACGTCGCGGCCAAGGACAGCGTGCCGGGCTACTCGATGGTCGGCACCCCACGGACCCGCACGATCGACCCCAACACCAAGCAGACGCTGAAGGTGCCGAGCCGCCTGGAACGATCGGGACGCATCCCGGTGGCCGCGCGGCTGTGGACCGCGAAGAGCACGCCGCTGGGTCCGTCGGTCGAGCTGTCCGTGCGCAGCACCGTGTTCGGGGCCATCGGGGTGGTCATCACCGTCGTCGCCGGTGGCGTGTTGGCGCTCGCGCTGCTCGTGCGCTTCGTCCGCCGACTGCGTCGCCTGCGTCGCAAGGCCGCTCAGCGTGCCGCCCGCCCCACCGCCCTGGCGGGCGAGGCGCCGTGACGACGCGCGTGACCGAGGACGACTGGAGCCGGCCGACCCTCTACAACGCCACCCAGGCCATCGAGCCGAGGACGTTCACCGAGCTCGACCCCATCGGCTCGGTCGTGGTGTCGAGCTTCGACGACGGCGACGAGCCGACGTGGGGGACGACGACCCTCGTCGGCAAGCCGCGGCACCGGCGGGCGGCGTCGCCGACCACGGAGCCGACCACGGAGCCGGACGGCACCGAGCCGGACGGCACCGCCGAGCCCGCCCCACCCGAGGGCACCACCCCCGTCGAGGACGACCGCAGCAATCGCGGCCTGCTCGCCGCCAGCGGGTCGATGGCGGTCGCATCGCTCGTCAGCCGGATCACCGGCTTCCTGCGCACCATCTTCATCGTCGCCGCGCTGGGCCTGGCCGGTGTCGGCAACGCCTACAACTCCGCGAACACGTTCCCGAACATGGTGTACGAGCTGCTGCTCGGCGGCGTGCTGTCGAGCGTGCTCGTCCCGCTGCTGGTGCACGCGCAGAGCGAGGACGACGACGACGGCGTCGCCTATACCCAGCGGCTGCTCTCGCTCGCCGCCGCCGGTCTCGGCGTCATGACCATCCTGGCGGTCCTGGCCGCACCGTGGATCTCGGCCGCCTTCGTCCCCGACGGCCCCGGACGGGACCTCACCAGCATCTTCGCGACGCTGCTGCTGCCCGAGATCTTCTTCTACGGTCTCGGCGCCATGTTCATGGCGGTCCTCAACATCCGCCACAGCTACCGCGCGGGCGCGTGGTCGCCGGTGCTCAACAACGTCATCATGATCGCCACCGTGCTCGTGTTCTGGCTGCTGCCCGGCCCGAGCACGCTCGACCCCACCACGATCACCACCACGCAGATCGTCGTGCTCGGCGTGGGCACGACGCTCGGCATCGCCGCGCAGGCCCTCGTGCTCGTGCCGTCGCTGCGGACGGTCGGGTTCCACTGGCAGTGGCGCTTCCGCGCCCGCCCCGAGGAGCGCGGTCGCATGCGCGAGGTCGGCGTCCTCGCCGGCTGGGTGCTCGCCTACGTGGTCGTGAGCCAGGTGGGTGTCTCGATCATCCAGAAGGTCGGCAACGACAACCTGGGATACAGCGTCTTCACCGCCGCCGACCTGCTGTTCCAGATGCCCTACGGCATCCTCGTCGTCTCCCTGCTCACCGCGATCATGCCGCGGCTGTCGCGCGCGGCGCTGCGCGAGGACCACGAGGCCGTGATCGAGGACCTCGGGCTCGGGGCCCGCCTGTCGGCCATCGCGCTCGTCCCCATCACCGCCGGGTTGATCGCGCTCGGCCCGGTCATGTCGGTGACGCTGTTCGCCTACGGCGAGACCTCCATCGACGGTGGCCACCTCATCGGCTCGGCGCTCGCGTGGTCGGCCTTCGGCCTCTTCCCGTTCGCGCTGGTGATGCTGCAGCTGCGGGTGTTCTACGCCATGCGCGACGGCCGCACCCCCACCCTGATCAACACCTTCATGGTCGCCACCAAGATCGTCCTCGTGCTCGTCTCGAACGAGGCGTTCGCCGGGACCGAGCACGCCGTCGAGTGGCTGAACATCTCGACCTCGCTGTCCTACGTGGTCGGTGCCGTGGTGGGCCACGTCGTGCTGACGCGGCGCCTGGGCTCGCTGCGCTTCGGTCCCGTGACGCGCACGCTGCTGCAGATCGGCTTCGCCTCGGTGCTCGGGGGCGCCGCCGCCTACGGCGTCGTGCTGCTCGCCCAGGACGCGCTCGGCGCGGGCCACGCCGGCTCCACGGTGGCGCTCGTCGGCGGCGGCGTCGCCGGGCTGATCGTGCTCGGCGTCGTCGCGTGGCGGATGCGCATCCCGGCCGTCGAGCAGGCGATCGCTACCGTGCGAGGAGCGCGATGACGGGGAATGACCCGGACGTCGACGCGGTTCCAGAGAGCGTGCCAGCGGGCACGAAGCAGATCGAGAGGGTGCATTCGATGACCGAGCATCGCAACGTGATCGTCGTCGGGTCCGGCCCGGCGGGGTACACGGCGGCTCTCTACACCGCGCGAGCCGACCTCGCGCCACTCGTGTTCGAGGGCTCGCAGTACGGCGGCGCGCTGATGAACACGACCGAGGTCGAGAACTTCCCCGGGTTCCCGGACGGCATCATGGGCCCGCAGCTGATGGACCACATCCGCACGCAGGCCGAGCGTTTCGGAGCCGAGCTGGTCGCCGACGACGTCGTGTCGGTGGACCTCGCCGGGCCGGTCAAGACCGTGCGCACGCTCGACGGCGAGTACACCGCCGACGCCGTGGTGCTCGCCATGGGCTCGGCGTACCGCAAGCTCGGCATCACCCGCGAGGACGAGCTGTCCGGCCGCGGCGTGAGCTGGTGCGCGACGTGCGACGGCTTCTTCTTCCGCGACAAGGACATCGCGGTCGTCGGCGGTGGCGACACCGCGATGGAGGAGGCCACCTTCCTCACCCGCTTCGCGAAGTCGGTGACGATCGTCCACCGCCGCGACTCCCTGCGGGCCAGCGCGATCATGGCCGAGCGGGCCGAGAAGGACCCGAAGATCACCTTTCTCTGGAACAGCGAGGTCGTCGACATCCACGGCCAGGGCTCGGTCTCGGGGCTGCACGTCCGCGACACGACGACCGGGGCCGAGCGCGACCTGGAGGTCGGCGGGCTGTTCATCGCCATCGGCCACGAACCGCGCAGCGAGCTGGTCGTCGGCCAGGTCGAGCTGGACGACGAGGGGTACGTGCTCACCGGCGAGGGCACGCTGACCAACCTCCCCGGCGTCTTCGCGGCCGGCGACCTCGTCGACCACACCTACCGGCAGGCGATCACCGCCGCCGGCACCGGCTGCCAGGCCGCGCTCGACGCCGAGCGGTACCTGGCGGGCCTGCCGCAGCGCACCGAGTCCAACACCGCCGAGGCGCAGCACGCGGTGTCGCCGACGTCCGTCGCCGGCTGAGCCTTCCCCGCCGTACCCGCCGCTAGCCTGGGAATGGCCCCGGCCGTCCCGACGTTCCAACCGGCGTCCAGCTCGGACGCATCGACTATCAGGAGACATCGCTCATGGGCGCGAACACCAAGACAGTCACCGACAGCAGCTTCAGCACCGACGTGCTCGGCGCGGACGAGCCGGTACTGGTCGATTTCTGGGCCGAGTGGTGCGGGCCGTGCCGCCAGGTCGCCCCCGTCCTCGAGGAGATCGCCGGCGAGCAACAGGGCAAGCTGACGATCGCCAAGCTCAACATCGACGAGAACCCCGAGACCGCGCGGAACTACCAGGTCATGTCGATCCCGACCATGGCCGTCTTCCACAAGGGCGAGCTCGTCAAGACGATCGTGGGCGCCCGTCCCAAGGCCGCCATCCTGCGCGAGCTCACCGAGTTCACCGGCTGACCGACGCCTGAGCGTCATCGCGCCCGTGCGGGCGCGACCAGCGATGCTGTGCCGTCGAGGCGGTCGCGCGGCGCGCCCGCGCGACCGCCTCGTGCGCTGTCCCCGCCCCTGGTGGGGCAGAATGACCCGTGCAGCCCGCCCGCCCCTCGACGACGATTGGCCCTGATGCAGCCCTTGCGACGCGGCATGACCGGCAGTGCCGTCGCCGAGGTCCGCACGATGCTGGCGACGATCGGGCTGCTCAACAACACCGAGTCCCGCTCCGCGGACAGCTTCGACGAGGCGACCGAGCTGGCCGTCCGCCACTTCCAGCAGCGGCGGGGCATCTCGGTCGACGGCCGGGTCGGCGACGAGACGTACGCGGCCCTGACCGGCGCCCACTGGAAGCTCGGCGACCGCGTGCTGGCGCACGAGTCGGGTCACCTGCTCACCGGTGACGACGTCACCGAGCTGCAGACGCAGCTCGTCGAGCTGGGCTTCGCGCTCGGCAAGGCCGACGGGGTCTTCGGACCGTCCACGGCCGAGGCGCTGCGCGGCTTCCAGCGCGACTACGGGCTCATCGCCGACGGCATCTGCGGTCTCGGCACGCTGCGCGCCCTGCGCCAGCTCGGCCGGCGGGTCGTCGGCGGCCGGCCGCAGCTGCTGCGCGACATGATGGCCGTCGCCGACGCCGGGCCGAGCCTGCTCGGCAAGCGGATCGTCATCGATGCCGGCCACGGCGGTGCCGACCGCGGTGTCGTCGCCGACGGGGTCAGCGAGGCGGACCTCGTCTGGGACATCGCGTCGCGCCTCGAGGGGCGCTTCGCCGCGCTCGGGGTGCAGGCCTGGCCGACCCGGGGGCCGCACACCGGTCCGAGCGAGCAGGAACGCGCGCAGTTCGCCAACGACATCGGGGCCGACCTCGTGGTCTCCCTGCACGTCGACGGGTGGACGTCGCCGCAGGCCCACGGCGTCGCCGCGTACTACTACGGCGCGGGCGAGTCCACGTCCACCATCGGCGAGCGGCTCGCCGACCTCGCGCAACGCGAGGTGGTCGCGCGCACCGGCCTCGGCGACAACCGCATCCACGGCAAGACCTGGGCGCTGCTGCGGCTGACCCGCATGCCCACCGTGCGAGTGGAGCTCGGGTACTTGACCGCCACCGGCGACCGGCTCCGGCTGTGCGACACGCAGGTCCGCGACGCGATCGCCGAGGGTCTGCTCGTCGCGATCCAGCGCCTCTACCTCCCCACCGCGGACGACCCGCCCACGGGCGTCATGCGCATCTCGGCCTGACTGACACACTCGTCTCAGCGCGCGGCCGCCGGGCTCTTGACGGTGCCGATCAGCCGCTCCAGCGCCGCCTCCACGTCCTCGCGCCAGGTGGCGGTCGAGCGGATGTCCAACCGCAGCCGCGGCGTCACCGGGTGGGGACGCACGGTGCGGAAGCCGACGGCGCGCAGGAAGTCCGCCGGCACCAGACAGCCGGTGCCGTCCTGCCGGCCGGGCACGCCCGCCGCCCCGCCGCGCCCGAAGGCCTCGACGGCGCGGATGCCGCGCCGGACGACGTCGGCCGCGACCGCCTGCACGAGCAGGCGCCCGACGCCGGTCCCGAGGTACTCCGGCCGCACCCGGGCGGTCATGAGCAGCACCGCGTCCGAGCTCGCCGGCGCGGTCGGGAAGGCGCCGCCACGTGGCACGTACGCGGGCGGCGCGAACAGCACGTGGCCGGCGGGTCGCCCACCCACGTAGGCGATCCGGCCGCAACTGCCCCACTCGAGCAGCGTGTCGGAGATCCAGGCCTCCTTGGCCAGCGCGCCGTCGACGTCGTCGAGTCCGCGATCCCAGGCCGCCGGGTCGAGCTCCCAGAACACGCATCGGCGGCAGTCGGCCGCGATGTCGCCGACGGAGTCCAGCGTGATGCTCGCCGACCGCGGCGCCGACCCCGACACGGACGGCCTCCCGCTAGCAGTCCCCGCGGTAGGACGCCAGGAACTCGCCGAGCCGGCCGATCGCGTCGGTCAGGTCGTCGGCGCGTGGCAACGTCACGATCCGCAGGTGGTCGGTGTGCGGCCAGTGGAACCCCGTCCCTTGGACGACGAGCACGTGCTGCGTGCGCAGGAACTCGAGCACGAACCGCTGGTCGTCGCGGATCGGGTAGAGCTCCGGGTCGAGGCGGGGGAACACGTAGAGCGACCCGCGCGGCTCGACGCACGTCACGCCGGGGATCGCACGCAGGGCCGCGGTCGCGGCGTCGCGCTGCTCGAGCAGGCGACCGCCGGGCAGGATGAGCTCGCGGATGCTCTGCCGACCGCCCAGCGCGACCTGCACGGCGTGCTGCGCCGGCACGTTGGCGCACAGCCGCATGTTCGCGAGCAGCGTGATGCCCTCGAGGTAGTTCGCCGCATGACGCTTCGGGCCGCTCACCATCATCCAGCCGGCGCGGAACCCGGCCACCCGGTACGCCTTGGACAGGCCGTTGAAGGTCAACGAGAAGACGTCGGGGGCGAGCTTGGCGAACGGTACGTGCTCGGCGTCGTCGTAGAGGATCTTGTCGTAGATCTCGTCGGCCATCACGACGAGCCCGTTCTCGCGCGCGATGTCGGCGAGGCCGCGCAGGGTCTGCTCGGAGTACACGGCGCCGGTCGGGTTGTTCGGGTTGATCACCACGATGGCCTTGGTGCGCGCCGTGACCTTGGCCCGCACGTCGTCGAGATCGGGCTCCCACCCCGCGGACTCGTCGCAGAGATAGTGCACGGGACGACCGCCGGCGAGCGAGGCCGATGCGGTCCACAGCGGGTAGTCGGGCGCGGGGACGAGCACCTCGTCGCCGTCGTCGAGCATCGCCTGCAGGCTCAGGGTGATCAGCTCGCTCACCCCGTTGCCGAGCCAGATGTCGTCCACGTCGACGGTGTCGATGCCGCGGGTCTGGTAGTGGTGGACGATCGCGGTGCGGGCCGACAGCAGGCCCTGCGAGTCGGAGTAGCCCTGGGCGTTCGGCAGATTGCGGATGACGTCGACGAGGATCTCGTCGGGTGCCTCGAAGCCGAACGGGGCCGGATTGCCGATGTTGAGCTTGACGATGCGCCGCCCCTCCTCCTCGAGGCGCTTCGCCTCCTCGAGCACGGGCCCACGGATGTCGTACAGGACGTTCTCGAGCTTGCGGGATTGCATCAGGTCCACGAGCACACGATCGCACACCCCGGCCGGTCGGACGCACTGGATATGTGGCGCGCGACCGACCTGGCCGGCACGGCCGTCGCCGACCTGTCCGTGCCAGAGTGGCACGGTGGAGTTCGTCGACGTCGTTCGCAACCGGCGCATGGTCCGCAGCTACGACCCGGCTCGGCCGGTGCCGCGAGCGACCACCGAAAACCTCCTCAACCTCGCAATTCGGGCACCGTCGGCGGGCCATACCCAGGGTCGCGAATTTCTGGTGCTGGATGACATAACATCGCGCGACATCTTCTGGTCCGTGACCGGCGACGGGCCGGCGGACTCGTGGCTCACCGGAATGCGGTCCGCGCCGACGCTCGTGCTCTGTCTGTCGGACAAGTCGG
This window harbors:
- a CDS encoding DUF6049 family protein → MTRPPRALRVLPALLVALTCATVPAAASSWAGPAHAQQQRAGSVQLRVVGMSPVAPARSETKRALTVTLDVTNTTGAPVSGVRITGRRGAPLQTQSALDEVVADRTPQPDGVGIAPTRPVSLDVPADGLAHRVVFRTTYGVPNDAGVCQCGDGVYPLYFAAEHVSSAGAVKQLDVAVSFLPSFLEQPKRVRVGWVWPLLDRPHRLLDETVFLDDDLAASVAGGRLDRALQVLERLDTKIPVTAVVDPELLDELEIMAETSYTVRTATGRTAGVGREAARSWLERLRMLLASTSRVRLSLTPYADPDVQSLAARQVHWTTTLPAGMARRVARALGGVDTADDVAWPAGGTVGRSALTTMAAAGVKTVVVDGSAVSPSRQGGRQVAIARLRTSAGTVAAAVASPTMTRLVEPAVTADDGSAATVPALTAEIAIRAAQAKNAAPYAVLTPSRYVDPDPARAVRAIETTSTSPFATPVGVADVGSALPARASTLRARAGSDTGGLPEANVTATEKAYADLPTVDTLLARATSARPLLAKLPRAVQRLTSSAWRTSGGAPGHAAGPQLAAALTRTVDRLVTGVHIVKPASSSYTLGSDSSSLPITVENELPYPVEIAVYVAAKDSVPGYSMVGTPRTRTIDPNTKQTLKVPSRLERSGRIPVAARLWTAKSTPLGPSVELSVRSTVFGAIGVVITVVAGGVLALALLVRFVRRLRRLRRKAAQRAARPTALAGEAP
- the murJ gene encoding murein biosynthesis integral membrane protein MurJ produces the protein MTTRVTEDDWSRPTLYNATQAIEPRTFTELDPIGSVVVSSFDDGDEPTWGTTTLVGKPRHRRAASPTTEPTTEPDGTEPDGTAEPAPPEGTTPVEDDRSNRGLLAASGSMAVASLVSRITGFLRTIFIVAALGLAGVGNAYNSANTFPNMVYELLLGGVLSSVLVPLLVHAQSEDDDDGVAYTQRLLSLAAAGLGVMTILAVLAAPWISAAFVPDGPGRDLTSIFATLLLPEIFFYGLGAMFMAVLNIRHSYRAGAWSPVLNNVIMIATVLVFWLLPGPSTLDPTTITTTQIVVLGVGTTLGIAAQALVLVPSLRTVGFHWQWRFRARPEERGRMREVGVLAGWVLAYVVVSQVGVSIIQKVGNDNLGYSVFTAADLLFQMPYGILVVSLLTAIMPRLSRAALREDHEAVIEDLGLGARLSAIALVPITAGLIALGPVMSVTLFAYGETSIDGGHLIGSALAWSAFGLFPFALVMLQLRVFYAMRDGRTPTLINTFMVATKIVLVLVSNEAFAGTEHAVEWLNISTSLSYVVGAVVGHVVLTRRLGSLRFGPVTRTLLQIGFASVLGGAAAYGVVLLAQDALGAGHAGSTVALVGGGVAGLIVLGVVAWRMRIPAVEQAIATVRGAR
- the trxB gene encoding thioredoxin-disulfide reductase; amino-acid sequence: MTEHRNVIVVGSGPAGYTAALYTARADLAPLVFEGSQYGGALMNTTEVENFPGFPDGIMGPQLMDHIRTQAERFGAELVADDVVSVDLAGPVKTVRTLDGEYTADAVVLAMGSAYRKLGITREDELSGRGVSWCATCDGFFFRDKDIAVVGGGDTAMEEATFLTRFAKSVTIVHRRDSLRASAIMAERAEKDPKITFLWNSEVVDIHGQGSVSGLHVRDTTTGAERDLEVGGLFIAIGHEPRSELVVGQVELDDEGYVLTGEGTLTNLPGVFAAGDLVDHTYRQAITAAGTGCQAALDAERYLAGLPQRTESNTAEAQHAVSPTSVAG
- the trxA gene encoding thioredoxin, whose protein sequence is MGANTKTVTDSSFSTDVLGADEPVLVDFWAEWCGPCRQVAPVLEEIAGEQQGKLTIAKLNIDENPETARNYQVMSIPTMAVFHKGELVKTIVGARPKAAILRELTEFTG
- a CDS encoding N-acetylmuramoyl-L-alanine amidase is translated as MQPLRRGMTGSAVAEVRTMLATIGLLNNTESRSADSFDEATELAVRHFQQRRGISVDGRVGDETYAALTGAHWKLGDRVLAHESGHLLTGDDVTELQTQLVELGFALGKADGVFGPSTAEALRGFQRDYGLIADGICGLGTLRALRQLGRRVVGGRPQLLRDMMAVADAGPSLLGKRIVIDAGHGGADRGVVADGVSEADLVWDIASRLEGRFAALGVQAWPTRGPHTGPSEQERAQFANDIGADLVVSLHVDGWTSPQAHGVAAYYYGAGESTSTIGERLADLAQREVVARTGLGDNRIHGKTWALLRLTRMPTVRVELGYLTATGDRLRLCDTQVRDAIAEGLLVAIQRLYLPTADDPPTGVMRISA
- a CDS encoding GNAT family N-acetyltransferase, whose protein sequence is MSGSAPRSASITLDSVGDIAADCRRCVFWELDPAAWDRGLDDVDGALAKEAWISDTLLEWGSCGRIAYVGGRPAGHVLFAPPAYVPRGGAFPTAPASSDAVLLMTARVRPEYLGTGVGRLLVQAVAADVVRRGIRAVEAFGRGGAAGVPGRQDGTGCLVPADFLRAVGFRTVRPHPVTPRLRLDIRSTATWREDVEAALERLIGTVKSPAAAR
- a CDS encoding pyridoxal phosphate-dependent aminotransferase; the encoded protein is MQSRKLENVLYDIRGPVLEEAKRLEEEGRRIVKLNIGNPAPFGFEAPDEILVDVIRNLPNAQGYSDSQGLLSARTAIVHHYQTRGIDTVDVDDIWLGNGVSELITLSLQAMLDDGDEVLVPAPDYPLWTASASLAGGRPVHYLCDESAGWEPDLDDVRAKVTARTKAIVVINPNNPTGAVYSEQTLRGLADIARENGLVVMADEIYDKILYDDAEHVPFAKLAPDVFSLTFNGLSKAYRVAGFRAGWMMVSGPKRHAANYLEGITLLANMRLCANVPAQHAVQVALGGRQSIRELILPGGRLLEQRDAATAALRAIPGVTCVEPRGSLYVFPRLDPELYPIRDDQRFVLEFLRTQHVLVVQGTGFHWPHTDHLRIVTLPRADDLTDAIGRLGEFLASYRGDC